Within Montipora foliosa isolate CH-2021 chromosome 3, ASM3666993v2, whole genome shotgun sequence, the genomic segment GAGGATATCAATTTCGTTTCAAGTCAACCTCAAAATGGTACATGataatcaaataataataataatatcattacaCCCTGCATGATTGAAATAGTTTTACAAATCTTTAGATACCTGAGCCAATGGAGTTGCTAGAAAGTTAGTTTGTGGTAACCTGGGTGAAATACCATGATAACCAGGACTCTTCCCCAAACTAGAATAATTCATTGGAACATTAAAAACATTACATGTTGCTAAAAAGCCTACTTTCCATGTAGCCAGCAATCCCCCTCACACTAAACCCATGACAATGCACTTAAGGtatcataattattacaactttTAACACACAACCAAGAACAGCATTTGTTGTCTGCTTGCATGAATCAAATCTGAAAGATTATTTCACTGCTTATGTTACATTAAGGCTGTGGTAACACTAGCACCAGGGCTGTGGTGATTACATATTGGTTTGCTACATTCACAGATAACAGAGAATCAGCTTCACTCCAATACCTTCcatggataaacactagcatgAGCACAAGGTCTAGTTCAACTCCACACCAGGAGTCAAGTAACAGTCCCTCAGAAGATGGTGTATTTAATTATGCCAGTTCAACCTTATTTCTGGAGCTTTTTGTCAAACAAATTTCTGATGCAGTACACGAGGGAGATGCTGACAGGGAAGACCTTTGCTGGAAACTTATGCTGCTACTATTCaaagtcaaaattaaaaaccacaACAGGACAAAGTATGCCTACACTGCAATGAAATATCTATGCATGACAAAGGCTATCCTCACACCGAGAATGGCTTTTAAGTTGAAATGGGGCAAGTACTTCAATGACACTGGAAAGCCAGGTGGATGCATTCCAATAGATCAGAGGGTTGAGCACGAGGTTCGAGATGTTAAAGACCACTTTGCAAGGCTTCAAAAGAATCTAAATGAAACAAGTGCACAGAGATATTGTCATTCACTATCAAAGGGACAAAcgattttaacaaatattgacaGAGTCTTAGGTGTCACTCCCCAATCTAAAGGACACAGCACAATGAGCTCTGCTGATGACATTGAAATCATGGTTAGGGAATTGTCCCAGCGAGATGTGTTTAGTAAAATTCCAGGAAGATATCACTCTACATTTCCTAACCAACATCAGAACCTCTTGGAGTGTCTTGACATGGGAGAATTGAAGAGGTGGATGACAAAATTGGTCAAAAAATTTTCCAATGGTCAATATTTGTTTGGTGGGCCAGAAATTGATTCTGATCAATCTGATTCTGATGAGGAGTGACTGCTAATATCTCAAGGAAGGTCTTTGAGAGTAGGTAGCGATTTTAAATGGACATGTTCTTTGGAAAGACTTACTTGTGCTCGTGTTAGTCTGAAATGGCTCTACCATTGAAAAATTAATACAACATCCTGATTGGTTGGATGTTCCATCAGGCTTTCACAAATTCCTGTAAGAAATGCTCCCTTTGTAGGAAACTAGCCACAATGcaccggtagcctcgcagctcctacaaggtctcacctgattggagaccacccttgaggtttaacaaaagaacaaataacagaaacaatggcccttttgttttaggcctagggtaacagaaacaatggcccttttgttttaggcctagggtccattgtttctgttatttgttcttttgttaaacctcaagggtggtctccaatcaggtgagaccttgtaagagctgcgaggtgaccccaGTGCACAAGGTCTTTCGAGTGAATGTGACCCTTTATATCCAGTATGAAAAACAGCGTTTCAACATCCTGACTTTGCAGTAGGTCATAACAAAGCctagtgcttttttttttcaatatttcaaAACTACTACACTTACATTTGTACATCTAAGCAAGATACATTTTTGGATTTTCAAGGTTGAGTTTTATCAACAGACTAGAcaatttaactttaacttttagACCAGGATGTCACGGTTTGCTTCCATTTCCACAATGTCAATGATCGTCTGAGCCAAAATAGGGTCTAAAACATCTGTTTTCTGGAGAACATCTCCTGCGGTGAAAACAGTCTCACAGTTCTCCACAATTTGTTTCACAACGTTCGAAGTAAAGCCAGTACTGTGATCAGGAGAAAGAAGAGAGGTAGTATTCAACAGTGATGCTCTCAGTTGTAGCAGCTGCTTTTCAATAAACTTTCTCTGGTCTCCACTAAGAACTCGCTTCTCAGTTTCTGGTGGTTGGTCTGTCATTTCCTTGTCATCAACCTCTACTAAATCCATGGCTTGAATGAGAAGGCACTCTTCACACTTACATACATTTCTACACACATCACAACAGTTATGATTGGGTATACTCATACTTTCAATTTCCTGCTTTGCATCTGCTTCTCCATCAAAATAGCGCAAAAGTAAAAGCCGACGACATTCTGATTTGTTTGAGACATACAACTTCATTTTCTGAAGATCAGCGATTTCAGATTGGTACTTCATTGTTTTCCTATTAAACTTGGAAGAACAGATTATTTGAGTAATATAATTTGGCTACCGCTTGTCTCCCATCTCTCCCACACCTGCCAGATTCCTGAGCATAATTCAAAAGACTGCAAGGAGATCTAAAGTGAATGACTTGGGAGACATCAGGGCAGTTTATGCCCATCCCAAAAGCTACTGTGGCAATGACTACTCTGAGTCTACTCTGAGGACTGCAAAACTGACTGATGATGTGTTTTTTGGAGGTATCATCAGTAATGTTCGTAAACATGTTGACTAGGTTTTGAGATCCTAGTTTGTGAAGAAAGTACTCATAAACCAATGCACAGTCAttcttcaaaaaacaaaaaataatcacTTTAGATGCTGCATCTCCATTTGTTTTCAAGTCACTCACAATTCCTCCAAAGATACTTTCAAGAAGTTCTTTCCACTTTTCAAACTCTTCctctgcaaaattttgcattctTTGAACTTCATAATATATGTTCGGTCGGTTACTGCTCCTCTTCACAACTGTGCACTGATACATGCCTAATGCAAGGGCAATGCTTTTCATCATGTCATGTGTTGCAGTGGCAGTAAGAGCCATAACTGGCACACCATGCATGAGCAAAGCACGAACTTGTTTGAGGTCTCCATAGGCAGTATGGAACTCCTTTCCCCTGCGAGGATATATACAGTCAAACCTCAATTATTCCAACTTGTTAGGATCAGAGTAAAACTTGCACATAGACAATATTATAAATTGTAAAGATAATGAACATTAATAAGACACAAATGCTAACATAGCTCGGAGccagaatttcatattatctaCAGCACTTTATCTctaacaatgagtttcagaaggaGGAATGCTTTTAAGTATTTTCAAGGTTTTAGTGCAAGCAAAATCGGCTTGAACATCCTCATTTATGAATTATATTCacaaacaaattttgaccaaaatAAAAAATCCTGACAATCAAAATCCGGATAATTgatgtttgactgtgcatatacatgtataaattaGAAACATTTACGTTATCAACAGCAACAAATAGTCCAGGTCttgattcaatttcgtttaattttttttctaattgttTATATAATTACATAGGGTATCAGAACTAAACTCCTAAGACAATATGGAGtaacagtttcaataatttccGTGCACCTCCAATATCAATTCACTGGATCAGTGCGATTATCATATTAACTACAATAAATCCAGAGAAGTAATGATCAATATAAACAAGACTTTCCAGCAGGAGATTGATTAGTCATAGCTGAACGATTCACATCCACGACCAACAGTTTCATACTTACCACTGTAACACACAGTGAGCCTCGTCAACAGCCATGCATACGATACTTTTTTGCAATTTTAGCAGCTGTTCTCGCACGGATTCTTCATAAAGACTTTCGGGAGAGCatatcaaaatttgaaatttttctgcgccaacatcatgcaactGTTCAGTTGGGAGTTCACCATGAAGTTTCAGGCAAGAGATTCCACACTTTcgtatgtcatccatctgatcttccaTAAGGGCTTTTAAGGGACTCACGATTAGAAGGACTGATTTAGAACTAACATTGGTCTCGCCTCGAAGAAAATCACAAACATAAGGAACTACAACgtagcaaacagacttgccaaatcctgtcGCTACTTTAACAAAAACATCGttaccggtaacgactgcatgGATAGCTTGAAGTTGTTCCGCCTTGGGCACAAAGTTAAATTGACATTTCTTAAAtgcgaaatcaattgcctccagaaacttggcATCATAACTTCCTTTCGCATTACCCGCTATGTTTTCAGTATAAAAGCACTGcgaataaactatgcccaaattAGGAATctctttccaaatatggtttttcccccagttttgggggaaaaaatggcgtcgttccgagcatgcgcctgcaagtaatacaggactctctcttttcccgcctgggttccaggcccattttcagggcggggtaagagggagtcccggaacaggactaaagTCGTAGGGGTCCAGCTAGACAGCTAAGAAGTGACAACGGAACTAACCTTCTAGGAGCCCTACAAGAACTCGAAGAAGCTCTAGAAGAAATGGCCGAGTACCGCATAAGAAACGAGCTCTTGAAATCACAGTGCGACTGGATCAAGTTCAAGATGAATGTTCTGGCCGCAAGCCACATGGGCGTAGTTTTGGAGAGACAGATAAGAACAGTGCGTGCAACCCTATCCTCCCTCCTTTTCAAAAATGAAGGCGCGCAACTCGACGACGAGTCCTTAAGGACGTTGATGTGTGAGACTGAAGCAATAGTAAACAGTCGGCCCCTTACCATCAACCAACTTTCAGACCCCGATTCGCCTGAACCACTAACACCGAATCACCTCCTAACGATGAAATCGAAAGTTCTCCTCTCTCCACCAGGAAAGTTCGAGCCGGCCGACCTGTACGCTTGCAAGCGCTGGAGACGCGCGCTACACCTCGCCAACGAATTCTGGACCCACTGGCAAAGGGAATATTTACTTAGTCTCCAAGAATGGCAAAGGTGGACGCAGCCCCGTCGAGATCTACGTGTCGGCGAAGTAGTTATGGTGAAGGACACCAATGTTTCCAGAAGCCAATGGCAGCTCGCTCGTGCTGCTACCGTTTACCCTAGTGCTGACGGCTACGTCGGCAAGGGGAGCCATGCAATGAACTTTATATTGAAGGCTTTCCTTGTCATaccgcattcacaccaaagcttaaacacgtttaaaagctgtttagttaaacatggtttaaaattgttttcttgataCAAGTTACTAGCTGACATAATTTAGACTCTAAATTGAACACAATGAAGACACACATCAGAACTTACATGACCCTAcgtaaaattcagtctttcagcCTTCCGTtgctcattttttattttgtttaaccTGGTTTAATTAAA encodes:
- the LOC137995923 gene encoding uncharacterized protein: MSASNLYQENNFKPCLTKQLLNVFKLWCECAGNAKGSYDAKFLEAIDFAFKKCQFNFVPKAEQLQAIHAVVTGNDVFVKVATGFGKSVCYVVVPYVCDFLRGETNVSSKSVLLIVSPLKALMEDQMDDIRKCGISCLKLHGELPTEQLHDVGAEKFQILICSPESLYEESVREQLLKLQKSIVCMAVDEAHCVLQWGKEFHTAYGDLKQVRALLMHGVPVMALTATATHDMMKSIALALGMYQCTVVKRSSNRPNIYYEVQRMQNFAEEEFEKWKELLESIFGGIVSDLKTNGDAASKVIIFCFLKNDCALVYEYFLHKLGSQNLVNMFTNITDDTSKKHIISQFCSPQSRLRVVIATVAFGMGINCPDVSQVIHFRSPCSLLNYAQESGRCGRDGRQAVAKLYYSNNLFFQV